The DNA segment aggcaagtagcttgtgtgtactctttttcccttgattggttttgtcccactgggttttccaatcaAGGTTTTTTATGAGTCCACAAGTTGCTTTTTCTATCTCCTAGATGTTGATCTCGGTCTGGTACGGCCTTGAATAGGCTGTTGTTCCTGGATCACTTGAAATGGGGCGAATTGAAGTTGTCCTCCGAGGTTACTAACACTCTTTGGACGGATGGACTTCTCCTGGAAGCTATGGAATGCTTACAGGATGTATAGCTACTCTCTAGCGCAGGTGCGCCCTGCTGGTTGCTAGGATGATCATGTTGGAGATTCCACTCCTTAGATGAGTTCAATGTTCTTGAtgctgaacagagaaagcaaTAGGACACAAGACAAGCAATAGCTCAAAGTTCTTAGATTAATCGTTAATCTCCAACTTAGCTTGTTACATGAcataaataagaaagaaagcgGCTACTACTCTAGCTAGAAAACCCTAAGCCTAAACCGAGATGGTTTAGGAATTctaatcctaattgtctttggtttactTTAATAAAACTCTTAAATCGACATGTCTTTTGGTTCTGAATttgaatacaaaataaataatcattatcTCAACACTTTGGATATTTCTGAATTTTCTTTTGACTGATCCCTATAGATTTCACCTCGTTACTTGCACGCCATATGTTCGATAGAATGCGTAATAGAGTACAcaaagcaaagaagaagaaacatcaaTGGAGTCACACCACAACGCAATCAATAATCATAAATCATAGTTAAGTTAACAAAAGAAGAACATCAATGGCGTCACTAGAGTCTTAATCATGCATCATAACAATAACACCATCCGtaattataccaaaaaaaaaacagactaCCAATTTAAGACTCATCGCTACTTTCACGATCTTCCTTACCATCTCCACAAAACCCATCTCCCAGTTCACAAATTTTTTTCCAAACATCATCTTCCACTGGAACAACAGACAACCGCGGCTgtctaaacaaaacaaaatccttaatccctttgtctcctttcatctCCTTCAAATCGACAAATCTCCTCATCTCTCCAACAGCTTTGACGTCAACCACTCCTTCTCCGTCATCATCATCTGCGTACCATTCACGAACCACCTCCACCACACCCACAACGCATCTCGATTTCGTACCGGAATGGTAGAAGAAACAGAGGTCGCCTGAAGCCATGGACTTGAGATTCTTCTGGGCTTGTTTGTTCTTGACCCCGTCCCATTTGCTGATGCCGCCGTTCGCGTCTTGGTCTGACCATGACCACTCGCTTGGCTCTGTTTTCAGAAGCCAGTATCGCTTCGCTTTCCCCATctttagatatttttgttttctttgctttcttctcAGTCGACTTACCGGGGCCTCTTGCGTGAAATTGGGAAACTGTACATTGTAacaattttaaagataaaactaCATTTTGACTCGTCCTCcaggtatattttttgtttatatttttttcgttAGAAATGAAATattcatatttgtgttttttgtaatcatatttgtggttttctttgtaatcatatttgtacataatatttttaaaaaactttagcAAGAACTTTTGATAATTCTATTAAATTTGTGAGGTTGCCAAAGTATACACTTGTACCATAGTCATTTCACgcattaattttgatttttttctaaacagttataaatttgttattttttaaaaaaattaataaagcaTAGTTACAAATTTGTTTAGcaattaaaaagtaattaaatatttgtaaaaatagtTTTCCATGAAATTTTCAtcatttgattttatatataatgatttataaaatgttattattacaaataataatttatgatgcAAATAAAAATGGGTTTATAATGTTTGATCCAATGTAAATGAAAAACCCACTTTAGTTGTTAAAAACCAATTCTAGTTACGCTaaaaaatcgatcgacaataaGGGAATAGCTAGGGTCggtccgggctacgcccgggttttctgtttaaattttacttttaattatatatttaatatgttttgttttaatttatattaatcataatatttaatatgttctgtttaaatttatgtctgtttaaatatatttaatatttaatatgtatgttttctaattttagaatatttaatatgtttttataatataaattttagaatctattataaaaacataagtagctatagaaaaatataaataattttaaatcattcatttttttgtcttaggcaattcaaaatttgtagtatccaatttttttttgttataggaAACTATATATAAGGTGAAGAGCagaatgaaaaattaattaaattttagttatggtATTTAATTGGTTGAATTGTAGACATGTTTCATTtcacttaaaactatttataatgtttgtttCCAATTAGTCTCTAAGTAATTTAATGGATTCTCCCTCCCTTAAATTTACAACCATATATATTGTTTGAGATATATTTTCTTTGGGTAAGCAATGTTTTAATAGTTGGTTTGCATTTGGATATAATGTTTACACTCTTGATGTGCTGTGACTTAATTGTTTTGTAGTATATTAACATAAACGAAGTAGCATAGAAACATTTAGTATCCCCTCTACATGTTTTAGGGATATGACTGGTTAAAATGCAGCGGTTGCGGATGCGGTTGTTAAAGTTTGCAGATATGGATTGTTACGGTTTTTAGCGTTAAGTAAGAAATTTGTAAGACTGCTACATCAGTTAAAAATTAGTGTTGTTGCGAAATAGTTATGCCAAGTTAATTATGAGACACTGCTGTGATTTAATAATAAACGACCAATATtaatacattaaaatattacaaaatattaaaaacataatattatgataaaatataataataattaatataatataattaataacaatattacatctatttactttattttattagttttcaaaaaattttaatttcactAAAAACCTTTTGAAGATTTTTATTGGaacttcttaaaaaatattttgtcttgtttatatatgtacaaatccttatatatatactaatgtttaaaaattatagtgaAAATTGGttaaagtttttataatataatttatgattCTTTTAgtgaattaaaatataatatatatatatattgtttaaagtatttcagttttgaaaatttttaaaaactttttatatttttttattcattgcATTCTCCGTAATAGAAACCATCTTTGATTTTAAAAGGCTTGAAGCGATTTAAAGCGATTTATAACATTTTGTGATTATTGTCCGATATTAACAACCACCAATAACCGTAAAATGTGCGTTTGCAGGTGGTAGCGGAAAAACCAGTTAAACCGGTGGTAATGTTACATATCTCTACGATCATGTGAGAATTAATTCGATAGTCAATTTTTatgctttttatttttgtgtatattaacataaacctatatttttgtgtatattaacTAACTTTTTTGTCCTATGTTTCTTACTCCTTATAAAGATCTTACATATAGTAGAGTTCATTCTCTCTTGTAGCGAAGACCAAAGAGAAATGCAAATTCAAt comes from the Brassica napus cultivar Da-Ae chromosome A7, Da-Ae, whole genome shotgun sequence genome and includes:
- the LOC125576687 gene encoding thymocyte nuclear protein 1-like yields the protein MGKAKRYWLLKTEPSEWSWSDQDANGGISKWDGVKNKQAQKNLKSMASGDLCFFYHSGTKSRCVVGVVEVVREWYADDDDGEGVVDVKAVGEMRRFVDLKEMKGDKGIKDFVLFRQPRLSVVPVEDDVWKKICELGDGFCGDGKEDRESSDES